Proteins encoded in a region of the Candidatus Moanabacter tarae genome:
- the ycfH gene encoding putative metal-dependent hydrolase YcfH — MPQLIDSHCHLVSLRNRGYLEEALERAEQVGVGGIVSIGTSANDWDLNRQICKEHSGRVAYTVGLHPTDIRSCWESEVSRIRSYFDLEFPPVALGEVGLDHFHLPRSNEAKTEVKTVQEIVFRQQLALAGEIDCPLVVHSRGAFYDCIRVIDESGFDWKKVVFHCFADGPKEMAMLRERGGRGSFTGIVTYKNAPEIRKAAILQGLEDLMVETDAPYLSPEPKRGCPNEPAFLPHIATFCSDLLGVELSKFSAVTVQNTKSFFRI; from the coding sequence ATGCCACAATTGATTGATAGTCACTGTCACCTAGTGTCCCTGAGAAATCGAGGATATCTCGAGGAGGCATTGGAACGGGCAGAACAGGTTGGGGTTGGAGGTATCGTCTCGATTGGAACAAGTGCAAATGACTGGGATCTTAACCGACAGATCTGCAAGGAACATAGTGGTCGGGTTGCCTATACGGTTGGGTTGCACCCGACAGACATCAGATCGTGCTGGGAGAGTGAAGTTTCTCGAATACGATCCTACTTTGATCTAGAATTTCCTCCTGTTGCTTTGGGTGAAGTCGGCCTCGATCATTTTCATCTTCCCCGGTCTAATGAGGCGAAAACTGAAGTTAAAACTGTGCAAGAGATCGTTTTTAGGCAACAGCTGGCTTTGGCGGGAGAAATCGATTGTCCTCTTGTTGTCCATTCTCGTGGCGCTTTTTACGATTGCATACGGGTTATTGACGAAAGTGGATTCGATTGGAAAAAAGTTGTTTTCCATTGCTTCGCTGATGGTCCAAAAGAAATGGCGATGCTAAGAGAGAGAGGGGGTCGAGGATCTTTCACCGGAATCGTGACTTATAAGAACGCCCCCGAAATCCGGAAAGCTGCTATTTTGCAGGGACTAGAAGATTTGATGGTCGAGACGGATGCACCTTATCTTTCGCCAGAGCCTAAGAGGGGTTGCCCCAACGAACCGGCCTTTCTTCCACATATAGCGACCTTTTGTTCTGATTTGCTTGGGGTTGAGCTATCAAAATTTTCTGCTGTTACCGTTCAGAACACGAAGTCATTTTTTAGGATTTAG
- the fkpA gene encoding putative FKBP-type peptidyl-prolyl cis-trans isomerase FkpA, whose protein sequence is MIRYRDFLGNICAVVVTSLLTFGSFVVGQDEASEETDSDQLNIQTLQAIGWMIASQSPLVFDFTKEEKEQIIVGIQRAADGQPAPRDEKALAPRVDKLLSEKGKDFEREQEQIAKELAKTYLEEAAKTEGIEKTESGLVYQIMEEGIGKVPGPEDIVRVNYQGRLINGQIFDSSSQQGGPVDLPLANVIPGFREGIRLLREAGKAVLFIPPELGYGESGSGNIPPHSLLVFEVELIEVNPVGARIPGATR, encoded by the coding sequence ATGATCAGATATAGAGATTTTTTAGGTAACATCTGCGCTGTCGTAGTAACTTCATTACTCACATTCGGTTCCTTTGTGGTTGGACAAGACGAGGCCTCCGAGGAAACAGATAGCGATCAACTCAATATCCAGACACTCCAGGCGATCGGCTGGATGATCGCTTCCCAAAGTCCTCTTGTCTTTGATTTCACCAAGGAGGAAAAAGAACAGATCATTGTTGGTATTCAACGAGCCGCGGACGGACAACCCGCACCAAGGGACGAAAAGGCGCTAGCACCAAGAGTGGACAAACTCCTTAGTGAAAAGGGAAAGGATTTCGAAAGAGAACAAGAACAGATAGCGAAGGAGTTGGCAAAAACCTACCTTGAGGAAGCAGCTAAAACAGAAGGTATCGAAAAAACCGAAAGTGGCCTAGTTTACCAAATTATGGAAGAAGGGATTGGCAAGGTCCCCGGCCCTGAAGATATTGTGCGTGTCAATTATCAAGGCCGCCTCATCAACGGGCAAATTTTTGATAGCTCCTCTCAACAAGGAGGGCCAGTTGACTTGCCACTTGCCAATGTCATACCGGGGTTCCGGGAAGGTATCCGACTTCTACGAGAGGCAGGGAAAGCCGTTCTCTTTATCCCTCCAGAACTTGGCTACGGAGAATCCGGATCGGGGAATATCCCCCCCCACTCCCTTTTAGTTTTTGAAGTCGAGCTGATCGAGGTCAATCCTGTTGGTGCCCGTATTCCTGGAGCCACTCGATAG
- the resA_1 gene encoding Thiol-disulfide oxidoreductase ResA — MIMKYPIRQILALRWLIWLIVWLQVGEGSSIEDALSEVTMRLFQADSAPDEEFNSILEEARDLGLSRQLLLEAQVSRYWKADEFDRLVELLPVFEELLHEWDLKKGKIFRDQHEVLGYYNFFRAVEAIKEDNLEKLEFHAKESYWNSPDMASILTILIKDRREKDRLANLEFPMELELVTSQGEEVTLGELISDKKGALMEFWASWCGPCIALMPELVRKAEKLQPQGLLVVGLNTESKAIAEEFRTQQEIEFPWLVEPQGNPLQRLLPVDSLPHAVLVNPEGQVLFNGHPMDPTLKEVLVQLNLNL; from the coding sequence ATGATAATGAAATACCCAATAAGACAGATTTTGGCACTGCGCTGGTTGATATGGTTGATCGTATGGTTACAGGTGGGCGAAGGTTCATCGATAGAGGACGCGCTTTCTGAAGTGACAATGCGACTATTTCAGGCGGACTCCGCACCAGATGAGGAATTCAATTCTATTTTAGAGGAGGCCAGGGACCTGGGGTTGAGTAGACAGCTTCTCCTGGAGGCCCAAGTATCCCGGTATTGGAAAGCAGATGAATTTGACCGTTTGGTCGAACTGCTACCGGTATTTGAAGAGTTATTGCATGAGTGGGACCTAAAGAAGGGCAAAATATTTCGCGATCAACACGAGGTGTTAGGATACTACAATTTCTTTCGTGCGGTTGAAGCCATAAAAGAGGATAACCTGGAAAAGCTCGAGTTCCACGCTAAAGAAAGCTACTGGAATAGTCCTGATATGGCCAGCATACTGACCATCTTGATCAAAGATCGAAGAGAAAAAGATCGGTTGGCCAATCTTGAGTTCCCAATGGAACTAGAACTTGTTACCTCGCAGGGGGAGGAAGTCACCTTGGGTGAGCTGATCAGTGATAAAAAAGGAGCGCTTATGGAGTTTTGGGCCAGTTGGTGTGGTCCTTGTATCGCTTTGATGCCGGAGTTGGTAAGAAAGGCGGAAAAGCTTCAACCTCAAGGCTTACTCGTAGTAGGGCTTAATACAGAATCCAAGGCTATTGCGGAAGAGTTTCGGACCCAACAAGAAATTGAATTCCCCTGGCTAGTTGAGCCGCAGGGAAATCCCCTTCAGAGACTGCTTCCAGTCGATTCCCTCCCCCATGCAGTGCTAGTTAATCCGGAGGGTCAGGTTCTCTTCAATGGCCATCCCATGGATCCGACTTTGAAGGAGGTTCTCGTTCAGCTTAATCTGAATCTTTAG
- the nrdB gene encoding Ribonucleoside-diphosphate reductase subunit beta: MESTISIGDRKFLLNSEKAEAALGAKRVINGRKTMFFNILPLKYKWAYELYRTMKANHWEPEDIPMQRDCEQWRSKEISDIERWIIKMGIGYFSGAEGIVGDNVIHVIRELVTAPELKLVLGRHAHEENIHADSLVYMISSLGVNPHECEAILEDIETVRKKTEFVTRVSSKMRREIDLTDTQNQQQLAKNVFVFGQCMEGTQFYGLFGMILSLARQNKFPGIGQMFRYTLRDESNHIELLRNLLMDLVEENHGIWTPEFCEELRETMAEAVKLEKEFISDCLPMNAVGLSAKEFMSYIDFIADRRLEGVGLKPINGSTKNPFPWLAELMDINKEQNFFEGRVTEYQKASALDSVSDDEL; the protein is encoded by the coding sequence ATGGAGTCTACTATATCAATTGGGGACCGTAAGTTCCTTCTCAATAGCGAGAAGGCGGAAGCTGCGCTTGGTGCCAAAAGGGTGATTAACGGTCGTAAGACGATGTTTTTCAACATTTTGCCGCTCAAGTATAAATGGGCTTACGAACTCTACCGTACTATGAAGGCCAACCATTGGGAGCCCGAGGATATTCCTATGCAACGCGACTGCGAGCAATGGCGGTCGAAGGAGATTTCAGATATCGAGCGGTGGATCATAAAAATGGGTATAGGCTATTTCTCTGGAGCTGAAGGAATAGTGGGTGATAATGTCATTCATGTAATCCGGGAACTAGTTACCGCACCAGAATTGAAGTTGGTCTTAGGGAGACATGCCCACGAAGAAAATATCCACGCCGACAGCCTTGTCTATATGATTAGCTCCCTGGGCGTCAACCCGCATGAGTGTGAGGCCATTCTTGAAGACATTGAAACGGTAAGAAAGAAGACAGAGTTTGTGACTCGCGTCTCGAGTAAGATGCGACGTGAAATCGACCTGACTGATACCCAAAATCAGCAGCAATTGGCAAAAAATGTTTTTGTCTTTGGACAGTGCATGGAAGGCACTCAATTTTATGGCCTCTTCGGCATGATTCTTTCTCTCGCACGCCAGAATAAATTTCCCGGCATAGGTCAGATGTTCCGCTACACCCTGAGGGACGAATCTAACCACATAGAGTTGTTGCGCAATTTGCTGATGGATCTAGTGGAAGAGAACCACGGAATCTGGACTCCCGAATTTTGCGAAGAGTTGAGGGAAACGATGGCAGAGGCTGTGAAATTGGAAAAGGAGTTTATTAGTGACTGTCTCCCTATGAACGCGGTTGGGTTAAGTGCGAAGGAGTTCATGTCCTACATAGATTTTATAGCGGACCGACGTCTTGAAGGTGTAGGGTTAAAGCCAATTAATGGCAGTACTAAGAATCCCTTTCCTTGGCTTGCTGAGCTAATGGATATTAATAAAGAACAAAATTTTTTCGAAGGCCGGGTAACCGAATATCAGAAGGCATCCGCATTAGATTCGGTTAGCGATGATGAACTCTAG
- the nrdA gene encoding Ribonucleoside-diphosphate reductase 1 subunit alpha — MIRHFSLEEDLELKRFAKAPSKEKPQFNWREVLLDDRLVQPDIKVEVKGNEKEFDLAEVAETIGNALTDLLLSRREEEIFTIENQEFVAEISKEVARYLQSENLEGVPLKLAEEEIYQLIEKALIQRNAHDVAKSVVLRRSREGTRRKENKGVDSLTVRLIRRNGRVVPWNVDKIEIAVRKAFLSNNFDSNPAVKIASAATERVRALGQSFIHIEDLQDIVQEELMRQGHYKVAESYILYRSYRARLREEQAKAPEEQARQDSMVVVSTADGDTFFWDGIDLKKRIEYAIIGLDLCLDKDEIENELRRSIYSEVSLEDLKKTIILNAKSLIEKDADFAKFAGRILLTYIYEEVLGWDIAREGIESLKESHRLRFKGFLEHAVQIERVDERLLDLDTEKLANAIDPSADLDFDYLGIQTLYDRYLIVDKTGAKPRRIETPQMFWMRVSMGLMVMEEKEPEAWSIRLYNLYKSRRFCSSTPTLFNSGTKHSQLSSCYLYKVDDNIESIMIRGIAENAFLSKWAGGLGGSWTAVRGTGSYIKGTNGESQGVIPFLKLHNDQLVAVNQGGKRRGSGCAYLESWHNDILDFLELRRNTGDDRRRAHDMNTANWIPDLFMRRMENREDWTLLHSNEAPELHELYGKKFEEKYLEYEAKAKRGEIAGQSIPAIELWKKMLSMLFETGHPWITFKDSCNVRNMQDHDGVIHSSNLCTEITLNTSADETAVCNLGSIVIDTHINEEGSLDVDALRETARIAVRVLDNVIDINFYPTQAARNSNLRHRPIGLGVMGLQNALYKKNLSFASEEALEFNDELMEAVAYSAFEASSDLAKERGVYSSYKGSKWERGIFPQDTLDLLAEERGIEIEVPRSSRIDWNPLRAKVRRQGMRNSNVLAIAPTATISNIMGTTPCIEPAYKNIYVKSNLSGDFIVLNQFMVKDLKSKDLWNQDVLDQLKYFDGDLSSIDLIPKEIQEKYLTAFDIDYRYFIDAAARRQKWIDQSQSVNLFLGEPNLKILSHMYRAAWHKGLKTTYYLRTLGASNIEKATIKVKKETRGVVAETAESESVAESKELREAAACRIDASMNGEECEACQ; from the coding sequence ATGATCCGCCATTTCTCTCTCGAAGAAGATCTTGAGCTTAAACGATTCGCGAAAGCCCCATCAAAGGAGAAGCCGCAGTTCAACTGGAGAGAAGTTCTACTTGATGATCGTCTTGTCCAGCCGGATATCAAAGTCGAGGTCAAGGGGAATGAGAAAGAGTTCGATCTGGCAGAAGTCGCGGAAACGATAGGTAACGCTCTTACCGATCTTTTGCTATCGCGCCGAGAAGAAGAGATTTTCACGATTGAGAACCAGGAGTTCGTAGCGGAAATATCGAAGGAGGTGGCCCGTTACTTGCAGTCTGAGAATCTCGAAGGGGTTCCTCTTAAGCTGGCAGAAGAAGAGATCTATCAATTGATCGAGAAGGCGTTGATCCAGCGAAACGCTCACGACGTAGCGAAGAGTGTTGTCTTAAGGCGTTCGAGGGAAGGAACTAGACGTAAGGAAAATAAAGGTGTTGATTCGCTCACAGTAAGGTTGATCAGGAGAAATGGGCGAGTTGTCCCGTGGAATGTGGACAAGATTGAAATAGCGGTTCGCAAAGCTTTTTTGTCCAATAATTTCGATTCCAACCCGGCGGTCAAAATTGCCAGTGCTGCAACTGAGCGGGTGCGTGCCTTGGGGCAATCCTTCATCCATATCGAAGACCTCCAAGATATAGTGCAGGAAGAGTTGATGCGCCAAGGTCATTATAAGGTTGCGGAGTCCTATATTCTCTACCGGTCTTATAGGGCGCGGCTTCGCGAAGAACAGGCTAAAGCACCCGAAGAGCAGGCCCGTCAGGACTCGATGGTAGTGGTTAGCACTGCCGATGGAGATACCTTTTTCTGGGACGGAATCGACCTAAAAAAGAGAATTGAGTATGCGATTATTGGTCTCGATTTATGCCTTGATAAGGACGAAATCGAGAATGAGTTACGGCGATCAATCTATTCCGAGGTCAGTCTCGAAGATTTAAAGAAGACGATAATATTGAACGCGAAGTCCTTAATTGAAAAGGACGCTGATTTTGCCAAATTCGCGGGACGTATACTGCTTACTTACATATACGAAGAGGTCTTGGGGTGGGATATTGCCCGAGAAGGAATAGAATCACTCAAGGAGTCGCACCGTTTGCGATTCAAAGGCTTCCTCGAGCATGCCGTCCAAATCGAACGGGTAGATGAGCGACTGCTCGATCTCGATACGGAGAAATTGGCCAATGCGATCGATCCTTCAGCTGATCTCGATTTTGATTACCTCGGGATTCAAACTCTCTACGATCGATACCTCATTGTGGACAAGACAGGCGCGAAACCAAGGCGCATCGAGACCCCGCAGATGTTTTGGATGCGGGTATCGATGGGGCTGATGGTAATGGAGGAAAAGGAGCCCGAGGCCTGGTCTATTCGACTCTACAATCTTTATAAAAGTCGGCGATTTTGCTCATCTACACCAACTTTATTCAACAGCGGAACAAAGCATTCCCAACTCTCTTCCTGTTACCTATATAAAGTTGATGATAACATCGAATCAATTATGATTCGTGGTATCGCGGAGAACGCTTTTCTCTCTAAATGGGCCGGTGGGTTGGGGGGAAGCTGGACTGCAGTTCGGGGAACGGGAAGTTACATCAAGGGCACAAACGGAGAAAGCCAAGGGGTTATACCCTTTCTTAAGCTCCACAATGATCAATTGGTAGCGGTCAATCAGGGGGGAAAGCGTAGAGGATCAGGGTGTGCCTATCTTGAGTCTTGGCACAATGATATTCTCGATTTTCTCGAGTTGCGACGTAACACCGGTGATGATCGTCGGCGGGCTCATGACATGAATACGGCGAATTGGATACCAGATTTATTCATGAGGCGTATGGAGAATCGTGAGGATTGGACTTTACTACATTCCAACGAGGCGCCCGAACTTCATGAACTTTACGGTAAGAAATTTGAGGAGAAATATCTTGAGTATGAGGCTAAGGCGAAACGGGGAGAGATTGCCGGTCAATCAATTCCGGCAATTGAACTTTGGAAGAAGATGTTATCAATGCTTTTTGAAACCGGGCATCCTTGGATTACCTTTAAGGACTCCTGCAATGTAAGAAATATGCAGGATCACGACGGGGTCATTCACAGTTCAAACCTCTGCACCGAGATCACCCTTAATACCAGTGCGGACGAGACTGCAGTTTGCAACCTTGGTTCTATTGTCATTGATACTCATATTAATGAGGAGGGTTCCCTTGATGTAGATGCCTTACGGGAGACCGCCAGAATCGCGGTACGGGTTTTGGATAATGTGATCGATATAAATTTCTATCCTACCCAGGCTGCTCGGAACTCGAATTTACGCCATCGCCCGATTGGACTCGGAGTAATGGGTCTGCAGAATGCGCTCTACAAAAAGAATCTTTCATTCGCCTCGGAGGAAGCGTTGGAATTCAACGATGAATTAATGGAGGCAGTGGCCTATTCCGCCTTTGAAGCATCATCAGATCTGGCCAAGGAAAGAGGTGTCTATAGTAGTTATAAAGGTTCGAAATGGGAACGGGGAATTTTCCCGCAAGACACGCTCGATCTGTTGGCAGAGGAGCGGGGAATCGAAATAGAAGTTCCAAGGTCCAGCCGAATAGACTGGAACCCGCTTCGCGCAAAAGTCCGTCGCCAAGGGATGCGTAATAGTAATGTTCTGGCAATTGCTCCTACTGCTACGATTTCAAATATTATGGGTACTACACCCTGTATTGAGCCGGCTTATAAGAATATCTATGTAAAGAGTAATCTCTCGGGTGATTTCATAGTTCTAAATCAATTCATGGTAAAAGATCTAAAGAGTAAGGATCTTTGGAATCAGGATGTTCTTGATCAGCTCAAATATTTTGATGGAGATCTTTCGTCTATTGACTTGATACCGAAGGAGATACAGGAGAAATATCTAACGGCATTTGATATTGATTACCGTTACTTTATCGACGCTGCAGCTCGCCGACAAAAATGGATCGACCAATCGCAGTCGGTCAACCTGTTTCTTGGAGAACCGAATCTGAAAATACTTTCGCACATGTATCGTGCGGCTTGGCACAAAGGACTGAAGACAACCTACTATTTACGGACGTTGGGAGCATCCAACATTGAAAAAGCGACTATCAAGGTAAAAAAGGAGACTCGAGGAGTTGTGGCTGAAACAGCTGAAAGTGAGTCGGTTGCTGAGTCGAAGGAACTGAG